GGCTTAGTGCGTGCGGGCTACCGCAAACTCGCTCAGCTCCACCAGCGCATCGCGGTATTCGCTGGGCGGCAGGGCTTCAAGGCAGACAATCGCACGGGCCACATAGTCGCGAGCCAGTTGTGCGGTGTACTCCAGCGAGCCGGACGCCTCAACGGCTTCACGAATGCTCTCCAGATCTTCAATGCCACCTTTCTGGATGGCCTTGCGCACCAGGGCTGCCTGCTCTGGCGTGCCTTCGCGCATGGTGTAGATCAAGGGCAGTGTCGGCTTGCCTTCGGCCAGATCGTCACCGACGTTCTTGCCCAGGGTTTCGGCGTCGCCGCGGTAGTCGAGCAGGTCGTCCACCAGCTGGAAAGCCACGCCCAGGTGGTCACCAAAGGTGCGCAGGGCTTCGCTTTGTTCTGGCGTGGCACCGGCCAGTGCGGCGGCACTGTGGGTCGAAGCCTCGAACAGCATCGCGGTTTTGCCGCGAATGACTTCCATATAGGTTTCTTCGGTGGTGCTGGCGTCGCGCACCTTGGACAGCTGCAGCACTTCGCCTTCGGCAATGATGCGAGTGGCTTGCGACAGGATTTTCATCACTGGCATCGAGCCCAGCTCAACCATCATTTCGAAGGAGCGTGAGTACAGGAAGTCGCCAACCAGTACGCTGGGGGCGTTGCCCCACGTGGCATTGGCTGTTTTGCGGCCACGGCGCATGCCCGACATGTCGACCACGTCGTCGTGCAGCAGGGTGGCGGTGTGCAAAAACTCGATGGTCGCGGCGAGCAGACGCATATCGTCGCCTTCGCGGCCCAGGGCCTTGCCACACAACAGCACTAATAAAGGACGAAGGCGTTTGCCGCCGGCCGAAGTGATGTAATCGCCGATTTTTGAGACCAGCGGTACGCGTGAAGTCAGCTGCTTCTTGATGATGCCATCGACGGCGCTAAAATCGTCCGCCACCGCGCGGTAGAAAGCTTGGGGTTGCATCAGCGACAGGTGCTCCAGAAGGGTTGCGCGGCATGCTAGGTCGGGGGGAGGGCCTGTCAAGGCGCGATGGGCGGCCCCTTGCAACCCTGACGTGCCTTGCGTACAATCGCGCACCCTGAACTTCCTGGGCAGCACCTGCCTTACGCAATTGCACTTGGGCCGTTCCAGCCCCATGCAGCCATGCCAGCCAATACCTTTACCTATAAAGAGCTGGGTGAGCAGGATTATCGGAGAAATACCATGTCGTACGCAGTAATCGTTACTGGTGGCAAGCAATACAAAGTAGCTCCAGGTGAA
This genomic stretch from Pseudomonas deceptionensis harbors:
- a CDS encoding polyprenyl synthetase family protein — encoded protein: MQPQAFYRAVADDFSAVDGIIKKQLTSRVPLVSKIGDYITSAGGKRLRPLLVLLCGKALGREGDDMRLLAATIEFLHTATLLHDDVVDMSGMRRGRKTANATWGNAPSVLVGDFLYSRSFEMMVELGSMPVMKILSQATRIIAEGEVLQLSKVRDASTTEETYMEVIRGKTAMLFEASTHSAAALAGATPEQSEALRTFGDHLGVAFQLVDDLLDYRGDAETLGKNVGDDLAEGKPTLPLIYTMREGTPEQAALVRKAIQKGGIEDLESIREAVEASGSLEYTAQLARDYVARAIVCLEALPPSEYRDALVELSEFAVARTH